TGTACGGCGAGCTGGTCGCCCAGCGCGCCGAGGCGCCCGTGAGCTTTCTTGCCCAGCTCGGCCGGGACCATCGCAAATACGGTGTGCTGCCGAGCCATTACGACACGCTGCGCCACGCGCTCTATGCGACGATGCGCAGTCATCTGGGTAGCGCCTGGACCGATGCCGTCGAGCAGGCCGCCATTGCCTCGCTCAATCTGATCACCGGGGTAATGAGCGGTGCGGCGGACGCCGACGAAGGGCCCGCCTGGTGGGACGGCGAGGTGGCCGAGCACCTTCGGGTGTCACGCGATCTCGCGGTGGTTCGGCTGCGTCTCGACCACCCGCTGGACTATCACCCCGGCCAGTACGTCAACGTCCACGTCCCGCAGTGCCCGCGCCGCTGGCGATACCTCAGCCCCGCCATTCCGGCCGACCCCGACGGCCACATCGAGTTCCACGTCCGGGTGGTTCCCGGCGGGCTGGTCAGCACGGCCATCGTCAACGAGACGCGACCCGGCGACCGGTGGCGATTGTCGAGCCCGCATGGCGGAATGCGGGTCGACCGCGAAGGCGGGGATGTCCTGATGGTGGCCGGCAGCACCGGTTTGGCGCCACTGCGCGCGTTGATCATGGACCTGACCCGCTTCGCCGCGAATCCACGGGTGCATCTCTTCTTCGGCGCACGCTACTTCTGCGAGCTCTACGACCTGCGCACGCTGTGGCAGATCGCGGCGCATAATCCGTGGCTCTCGGTGTCGCCGGTGTCGGAGTACAACCGCGATCCGTCCTGGGCCGCCGACTACCCTGACGTGTCGCCACCGCGCGGCCTGCATGTGCGCCAGGCCGGCCGGCTGCCCGACGTGGTGACCAAGTACGGCGGCTGGGGCGACCGGCAGATCCTGATCTGCGGCGGACCGGCGATGGTCCGCGCGACCAAGGCCGCTTTGATCGCCAAGGGCGCTCCGCCGGAACGCATTCAGCACGACCCGCTGTCGAGGTAACCCGTGCACGTCGTCATCCTGCGCGACCCGTCATCACCGGTTGAGGCCCAGTTCGTGCCCGACGCGGGCATGATCGGCGCATCGCTGGCCGACTCCGGATCTGAGCTGCTCGGCCAACGACACGGCCTGGACGGCTACATCACCGCG
This is a stretch of genomic DNA from Mycobacterium lacus. It encodes these proteins:
- a CDS encoding FAD-binding oxidoreductase yields the protein MGLEDRNALRVLQDAFAGPDLARRFYTHWFALDASVRDLFPPDMDAQRASFAHALCWVYGELVAQRAEAPVSFLAQLGRDHRKYGVLPSHYDTLRHALYATMRSHLGSAWTDAVEQAAIASLNLITGVMSGAADADEGPAWWDGEVAEHLRVSRDLAVVRLRLDHPLDYHPGQYVNVHVPQCPRRWRYLSPAIPADPDGHIEFHVRVVPGGLVSTAIVNETRPGDRWRLSSPHGGMRVDREGGDVLMVAGSTGLAPLRALIMDLTRFAANPRVHLFFGARYFCELYDLRTLWQIAAHNPWLSVSPVSEYNRDPSWAADYPDVSPPRGLHVRQAGRLPDVVTKYGGWGDRQILICGGPAMVRATKAALIAKGAPPERIQHDPLSR